The DNA sequence ATCTGAATGGGAACTATGGACCTCGCCGCTCCCTCGATCGACGCTGAGTCCTTAGCCAGCGTTCTTTCCGAGATCGCCGAGGCCGCCTCGGAGACGTTCGAGCTCCAGGAGGTCTTCGACCGGGTCGCGACCTCCGTGCGCAGGGTTATCCCGTTCGACCACATGGGTGTCGTCCGGATCCTCGACGGCGAGTGGGCGGTCAAGCACGCGACCACCCTCGGCGCCGCCTGTGGCGCAGGATCGGAGGCGGGGGCGGCGGAGCGGCGATCGGGGCCCCCTTCCGAGGAGCCGTCCTGCACGGAGCCCCGCCCCTTGACGAGTTGGTCACCGCGTCTTCGTCCCCGGCCCGGGTCCATCGCCCGAATCGACGATGCCAAGACCCAGCTCGATCCGGCTTTTCCCGGGGACGCCGAGATCCTCAAGGCGGGCGTACGATCGACCCTCTGGGAGCCGTTCCGCACCGGGGGAGCCTTCAGCGGCGGCGTCTGGCTCAGTTCCTACCGCTCGCACGCGTTCGCCGACGAGCACCAGGAAATGCTGCGGCCGATTGCCGCGTTGTTGGGCTCGGCGGTCGAGCACTGGCGGATCTGGGACGTCGAGCGCCGCCGCCGGGACCGGCTGGACCGGATCGAGACGCTGCTGGGAATGCTCGCCGAGTCGCTCGACGTGCGCGAGGTCTTCCAGCGCCTCTCCGTCGGGATGCAGCCAATCTTGCCGCACGACATGATGTGCCTGACCGAGTTGGACGTGCGGGCCCGTACGATCTGCATCACGGCGTCCGCAGGCAGCGCCGATATCTCGCCGCCGACCCAGGCGGTCGCGCTCACCGAGCAGGAGGTGGAGCGGCGGGTGGATTTCGAAATCATTCGTGACATCCCCGCCGAGGTCGCCCCCGACACGGAGCGGCATCGTCTCATCATCTCTTCGGGCATGCGATCCTGGCTTCGGGTCCCGGTTTGGCTGTCGGGAGAAGTCAGGGGAGGCCTCAGCTTCTTTCACCGGGAGCCCTCACGCTACGGCTGGGAGGATACGGAAGTCGCGATCCGACTCGCCGACCGCGTCGCTCTGATGCTCTCGCACGAGCGGCTTGCCGAGGAGGCTCGGATTGCCGCGGAGTCCCGGGAGCGTGCCGATAGGCTCGAGGCGACGGTGGAAACGCTCGAGCGGGAATTGGAATCGCGGCAGCAGCGCCGGATCGTCGGCGTTTCGCGATCATGGAAGGAGAACCTGCTTGCTGTCGGGCGCGTGGCTTCTTCAGAAACGACCGTGCTCATCACGGGGGAGTCGGGGACAGGCAAGGAAGTGATCTCCAACATGATCCACCAAGGCTCCCCGCGCGCCGGCAAGCCGTTCGTCGCGATCAATTGCGCGGCGCTCCCCGAACAGCTTCTCGAGTCGGAGCTGTTCGGACACGAGAAGGGGGCGTTTACCGGCGCGATCGCGACCAAGATCGGCCGCATCGAGCAGGCCGCGGGAGGAACGCTGTTCCTTGACGAGATCGCTGAGATGAGTCCGATGGTTCAGGCGAAATTTCTCCGTGTCCTCGAGGAGCGTGAGTTCCAGCGTCTGGGTGGGACCCGCACGCTCAAAGCCGACATGCGCGTCGTCGCCGCCACGAACCGCGACCTGGCGGCGAGCATCGCGCGGCAGGCGTTTCGGGAGGACCTTTACTACCGCCTCAATGTGTTCCAGGTCCACATCTCGCCGCTGCGCGAGCGGCCCGACGATATTCTGCCGCTTGCCGAGGCTTTCCTCGAGGATCTGGGGAGGACCATGGGCCGACCCGCCGCGGGGATCTCCCGGGACGCGCGCGGATGGCTGCTGAGCTACCCCTGGCCGGGGAACGTCCGCGAGCTACGCAACGCGATCGAGCGGGCAATTCTGTTGTGCGACGGGGGCCTGATCACGCGCGAGCATCTCCCTTCGGCGGCGGCTCTTCCCTCGGCGGCGGCCCGCCCCGAGACGACCCCGGGCGCGGGAATCAACGGCTCGCCGAACACGGTGGCGTCGCTCCCTCCGAACGGCGTGAATCTCGAAGATGTGGAGCGTGGTCTGGTCGAGAAGGCCCTCGATCAGGCCAAGGGCAACAAGTCCAGGGCCGCCCGCCTCCTCGGTCTGACGCGCGCCCAGTTCTACTCACGCCTCGAAAAGTACGGGGTCCGCTAGGGGCTCACCGCCGCGACGCTCCGCGGGCAGGCGCGGAGAAGCCGAACAGCCTGTCCATCCCCCGCGACAAGGCAAAATCCCTCAACGTGTGAAGGGTGGGCGCCGATACCACCGATGCACACCTTGAATCCGTGATCGCCACCGACCAGGAGTCCGTCGCGTGCCCCTGCGCCCCAAGATCCTGGCAGTTGATGACGAGCCCATGAATCTGGTCATCATCGAGGAGCTTCTTGGGGATGAATACGACGTCACGACGTTGTCCGACGGACAAGCGACGCTTGACACCGCGAAGCGTCTGAAGCCGGCGCTCGTTCTCCTCGACATCATGATGCCCGTCGTCAACGGGTACGACTTGTGCCGAATGCTGCGGGCGGAGCGGACGCTCAAGCACCTCAAGGTCGTCCTCGTGTCCGCGAATGCCAAGATCGAAGAACGTGTCCGCGGATATGAGGCCGGTGCCGACGACTACATCGTGAAGCCCATCTCGCCCGACGAATTCCGCGCCAAAGTGCGGGTCTTCCTTCGACTGAAGTCCGTGGAAGAAGTGGACGAATTCCGGAGCCGGCTCCTGACCCTTCTGGCCCACGAGCTCCGGACCCCCTTGACCGAGATTTTCGCGCCTGCGGAGATGCTCTCCGGTCAGGACTCCATGAGCGATGCGGACCGTCGGAAGCTCGCGGGCATCATCTACTCGGGGGCGACTCGCCTCCATCGATTCATTGATCGTGCATCGTTCCTCGCCTCGATCCGCGGCGGACAGGTCTCGATGGAGTGTGTTGCGACAGACTGTGTTCCCCTGATCCATCAGGCGATCATGTCCGCCCACGATCGACT is a window from the Candidatus Eisenbacteria bacterium genome containing:
- a CDS encoding hybrid sensor histidine kinase/response regulator, producing MPLRPKILAVDDEPMNLVIIEELLGDEYDVTTLSDGQATLDTAKRLKPALVLLDIMMPVVNGYDLCRMLRAERTLKHLKVVLVSANAKIEERVRGYEAGADDYIVKPISPDEFRAKVRVFLRLKSVEEVDEFRSRLLTLLAHELRTPLTEIFAPAEMLSGQDSMSDADRRKLAGIIYSGATRLHRFIDRASFLASIRGGQVSMECVATDCVPLIHQAIMSAHDRLATRGCNVEIDGPSSLVTSVHPGHLFTVFESLLDNAIHFSRRGDCIQIRITADPMQSFVSFIDRGPGIDPDRLATLFDGLDVSDIKHHSSAPGLSLAIAHGLLSAMGGDLSVESSPGCGSEFRVTLPRVQEPLGAVR
- a CDS encoding AAA family ATPase, coding for MGTMDLAAPSIDAESLASVLSEIAEAASETFELQEVFDRVATSVRRVIPFDHMGVVRILDGEWAVKHATTLGAACGAGSEAGAAERRSGPPSEEPSCTEPRPLTSWSPRLRPRPGSIARIDDAKTQLDPAFPGDAEILKAGVRSTLWEPFRTGGAFSGGVWLSSYRSHAFADEHQEMLRPIAALLGSAVEHWRIWDVERRRRDRLDRIETLLGMLAESLDVREVFQRLSVGMQPILPHDMMCLTELDVRARTICITASAGSADISPPTQAVALTEQEVERRVDFEIIRDIPAEVAPDTERHRLIISSGMRSWLRVPVWLSGEVRGGLSFFHREPSRYGWEDTEVAIRLADRVALMLSHERLAEEARIAAESRERADRLEATVETLERELESRQQRRIVGVSRSWKENLLAVGRVASSETTVLITGESGTGKEVISNMIHQGSPRAGKPFVAINCAALPEQLLESELFGHEKGAFTGAIATKIGRIEQAAGGTLFLDEIAEMSPMVQAKFLRVLEEREFQRLGGTRTLKADMRVVAATNRDLAASIARQAFREDLYYRLNVFQVHISPLRERPDDILPLAEAFLEDLGRTMGRPAAGISRDARGWLLSYPWPGNVRELRNAIERAILLCDGGLITREHLPSAAALPSAAARPETTPGAGINGSPNTVASLPPNGVNLEDVERGLVEKALDQAKGNKSRAARLLGLTRAQFYSRLEKYGVR